A stretch of Leptospira hartskeerlii DNA encodes these proteins:
- a CDS encoding phosphatase PAP2 family protein has protein sequence MFIREKIHSQTLNRTLSRINRGEMMLVLILPYLAYAAWKGILPYPWWIVIPYAGIVAYANDRFVLVLKKLIARKRPLVTVAGKVDQNPDMKHSFPSAHASNSMTAALILVFLFGFPEWFLVLSLLAGIGRLLSLHHFPSDVLGGWLIGTCFGSLGLFLGRWLLPFLFGTT, from the coding sequence ATGTTTATTCGCGAAAAAATCCATTCTCAGACTCTGAACCGAACTCTCTCCAGGATCAATCGTGGAGAGATGATGTTAGTTCTTATTCTTCCTTATCTTGCATATGCTGCATGGAAGGGAATTCTTCCTTATCCTTGGTGGATTGTAATTCCTTATGCGGGGATCGTTGCCTATGCAAATGATCGTTTTGTTTTAGTATTAAAGAAATTAATCGCGCGTAAGAGACCGTTAGTTACTGTCGCTGGAAAAGTGGATCAAAACCCTGACATGAAACATTCTTTCCCTTCTGCTCATGCATCTAACTCGATGACAGCAGCATTGATCTTAGTGTTTTTGTTCGGTTTTCCGGAATGGTTTTTGGTGCTGAGTCTTTTGGCGGGGATCGGAAGATTATTATCTCTTCACCATTTTCCCTCCGATGTGCTCGGAGGGTGGTTGATAGGAACCTGCTTCGGAAGTTTAGGCCTTTTTCTTGGCCGCTGGCTTCTTCCCTTCTTGTTTGGAACCACCTAA